One genomic window of Peromyscus maniculatus bairdii isolate BWxNUB_F1_BW_parent chromosome 2, HU_Pman_BW_mat_3.1, whole genome shotgun sequence includes the following:
- the Prxl2b gene encoding prostamide/prostaglandin F synthase, translated as MSAVDLSRVGACVLKHAVTGEAVELRSLWQDKACVVAGLRRFGCIVCRWIAQDLSNLRSFLDQNDVRLVGVGPEALGLQEFLDGGYFSGELYLDESKQFYKELGFKRYNSLSILPAALGKPVRDVASKAKAVGIQGNLSGDLLQSGGLLVVSKGGDKVLLHFIQKSPGDYVPQENILKALGISAEVCSSKPPQCDEEVCGR; from the exons ATGAGTGCGGTGGACCTTAGTCGCGTGGGCGCGTGTGTCTTGAAGCATGCAGTGACAGGGGAG GCCGTGGAGCTGCGGAGCCTTTGGCAGGATAAAGCTTGTGTGGTGGCCGGTCTGCGACGCTTCGGCTGCATAGTGTGCCGTTGGATCGCCCAGGACCTCAGCAACCTCCGGAGCTTCCTGGATCAAAACGATGTGCGCCTAGTGGGCGTGGGGCCTGAGGCCCTGGGCCTGCAGGAATTCCTGGATGGTGGCTACTTCTCAGGAG AACTCTACCTTGATGAGAGCAAGCAGTTCTACAAGGAGCTGGGCTTCAAGCG GTACAACAGCTTAAGCATCCTGCCAGCTGCCCTGGGAAAACCTGTGCGTGATGTAGCCTCCAAG GCTAAGGCTGTTGGCATCCAGGGGAACCTGTCTGGTGACCTACTGCAGAGCGGAGGGCTGCTGGTGGTCAGCAAGG GTGGTGACAAAGTACTGCTACACTTCATCCAGAAGTCCCCAGGAGACTATGTTCCCCAAGAGAACATCCTGAAAGCCCTGGGTATCTCTGCAGAGGTCTGCTCCAGCAAGCCACCCCAG TGTGATGAAGAGGTGTGTGGGAGGTGA
- the Tnfrsf14 gene encoding tumor necrosis factor receptor superfamily member 14 translates to MGLLACSVLIRNMEPLPGWGSSPWSQAPTANTFRLVSPRAFSCPQTLSSQAQLQSQHRSPQPFPVSRPAILALSGLLAHWALCCWVSRSLEMIEDNLMLGGYRQEPLGGSTHRHLLWLSFTHTVRTPSWVPLCLYVFGFALTVVPCLASPAGQSWYHMCLPGASSRGACGGSPWQTGRAEGRPGAPGQPEDGCSHPLSLMADMGLVTWRECSSREDTVCRCSPGYFCETQEGDHCSTCLPHTTCPRGQRVLKRAARLKPGFLWQGQKQENTVKFPVTEVGLAVTEEETAFNPVNSG, encoded by the exons ATGGGGCTCCTGGCCTGCAGTGTCTTGATCAGGAACATGGAACCTCTGCCAGGATGGGGGTCTTCACCCtggagccaggcccccacagccAACACCTTCAGGCTGGTGAGTCCCAGAGCCTTTTCCTGTCCCCAAACTCTGTCCTCCCAAGCCCAACTCCAGTCACAGCACAGATCACCCCAGCCATTTCCTGTCTCCAGACCGGCTATCTTGGCTCTGTCTGGGCTACTAGCTCACTGGGCTCTTTGTTGCTGGGTGTCTAGATCTCTGGAGATGATTGAGGACAACCTCATGTTGGGAGGTTACAGGCAGGAGCCCCTAGGGGGCTCCACTCACAGACACCTGCTGTGGCTCTCATTC ACCCACACTGTGCGGACACCATCCTGGGTGCCCCTGTGCCTGTATGTGTTTGGCTTTGCCCTT ACAGTTGTGCCGTGTCTGGCTTCCCCTGCTGGACAAAGTTGGTATCACATGTGTCTGCCCGGAGCCTCTAGTAGAGGAGCATGTGGTGGGAGCCCCTGGCAGACAGGCCGTGCAGAAGGCAGGCCCGGCGCACCGGGACAGCCGGAGGATGGGTGCTCTCACCCCCTGTCTCTGATGGCAGACATGGGCCTAGTGACCTGGCGGGAGTGCTCCAGCCGGGAGGACACTGTGTGCCGCTGCAGTCCAGGCTACTTCTGTGAGACCCAGGAGGGGGACCACTGTTCTACATGCCTGCCGCACACCACCTGCCCCCGGGGACAGAGGGTCCTGAAGAGAG CAGCAAGGCTTAAGCCTGGGTTTCTCTGGCAGGGGCAGAAACAAGAGAACACTGTCAAGTTTCCAGTCACCGAGGTTGGGCTTGCTGTGACTGAGGAGGAGACAGCTTTCAACCCTGTGAATTCTGGATGA
- the LOC102907179 gene encoding tumor necrosis factor receptor superfamily member 14 isoform X4 produces MGLLACSVLIRNMEPLPGWGSSPWSQAPTANTFRLPECREEEYSVGDECCPMCNPDMGLVTWRECSSREDTVCRCSPGYFCEIQEGDHCSTCLPHTTCPRGQRVLKRGNYSQDTVCADCLIGTFSPGGTREECLPWTKCNAWFQKEVEHGTSSTDVTCSFSWTFYVIFIFLGLLAAVLIIIYIRRKRPHTRPGARGLELLQGQKQENTVKFPVTEVGFAVTEEETAFNPVNSG; encoded by the exons ATGGGGCTCCTGGCCTGCAGTGTCTTGATCAGGAACATGGAACCTCTGCCAGGATGGGGGTCTTCACCCtggagccaggcccccacagccAACACCTTCAGGCTG CCTGAATGCAGAGAAGAGGAGTATTCTGTGGGGGACGAGTGCTGTCCCATGTGCAACCCAG ACATGGGCCTAGTGACCTGGCGGGAGTGCTCCAGCCGGGAGGACACTGTGTGCCGCTGCAGTCCAGGCTACTTCTGTGAGATCCAGGAGGGGGACCACTGTTCTACATGCCTGCCGCACACCACCTGCCCCCGGGGACAGAGGGTCCTGAAGAGAG GTAATTACAGCCAGGACACTGTCTGTGCTGACTGCCTGATAGGGACCTTCTCACCTGGAGGGACTCGGGAGGAATGTCTGCCCTGGACCAA GTGCAATGCATGGTTTCAGAAGGAAGTGGAACATGGGACCAGCAGCACAGATGTCACCTGCTCCTTCTCCTGGACCTTCTAcgttattttcatctttttgggCCTTTTGGCAGCTGTCTTAATAATCATCTACATTAGAAGAAAAAGGCCACACACCA GACCGGGGGCCAGGGGACTGGAGCTCCTGCAG GGGCAGAAACAAGAGAACACTGTCAAGTTTCCAGTCACCGAGGTTGGGTTTGCTGTGACTGAGGAGGAGACAGCTTTCAACCCTGTGAATTCTGGATGA
- the LOC102907179 gene encoding tumor necrosis factor receptor superfamily member 14 isoform X2 produces the protein MGLLACSVLIRNMEPLPGWGSSPWSQAPTANTFRLPECREEEYSVGDECCPMCNPGYHVKQACSEQTGTVCAPCPPQTHTAHANGLSECLSCGVCDPDMGLVTWRECSSREDTVCRCSPGYFCEIQEGDHCSTCLPHTTCPRGQRVLKRGNYSQDTVCADCLIGTFSPGGTREECLPWTKCNAWFQKEVEHGTSSTDVTCSFSWTFYVIFIFLGLLAAVLIIIYIRRKRPHTRPGARGLELLQGQKQENTVKFPVTEVGFAVTEEETAFNPVNSG, from the exons ATGGGGCTCCTGGCCTGCAGTGTCTTGATCAGGAACATGGAACCTCTGCCAGGATGGGGGTCTTCACCCtggagccaggcccccacagccAACACCTTCAGGCTG CCTGAATGCAGAGAAGAGGAGTATTCTGTGGGGGACGAGTGCTGTCCCATGTGCAACCCAG GTTACCACGTGAAGCAAGCCTGCAGTGAGCAGACAGGCACAGTGtgtgccccctgccccccacagacacacactgcccATGCAAACGGCCTGAGCGAATGTCTGTCCTGCGGAGTCTGTGATCCAG ACATGGGCCTAGTGACCTGGCGGGAGTGCTCCAGCCGGGAGGACACTGTGTGCCGCTGCAGTCCAGGCTACTTCTGTGAGATCCAGGAGGGGGACCACTGTTCTACATGCCTGCCGCACACCACCTGCCCCCGGGGACAGAGGGTCCTGAAGAGAG GTAATTACAGCCAGGACACTGTCTGTGCTGACTGCCTGATAGGGACCTTCTCACCTGGAGGGACTCGGGAGGAATGTCTGCCCTGGACCAA GTGCAATGCATGGTTTCAGAAGGAAGTGGAACATGGGACCAGCAGCACAGATGTCACCTGCTCCTTCTCCTGGACCTTCTAcgttattttcatctttttgggCCTTTTGGCAGCTGTCTTAATAATCATCTACATTAGAAGAAAAAGGCCACACACCA GACCGGGGGCCAGGGGACTGGAGCTCCTGCAG GGGCAGAAACAAGAGAACACTGTCAAGTTTCCAGTCACCGAGGTTGGGTTTGCTGTGACTGAGGAGGAGACAGCTTTCAACCCTGTGAATTCTGGATGA
- the LOC102907179 gene encoding tumor necrosis factor receptor superfamily member 14 isoform X3, producing MGLLACSVLIRNMEPLPGWGSSPWSQAPTANTFRLVWGVFLLNVLCCFSVQPECREEEYSVGDECCPMCNPDMGLVTWRECSSREDTVCRCSPGYFCEIQEGDHCSTCLPHTTCPRGQRVLKRGNYSQDTVCADCLIGTFSPGGTREECLPWTKCNAWFQKEVEHGTSSTDVTCSFSWTFYVIFIFLGLLAAVLIIIYIRRKRPHTRPGARGLELLQGQKQENTVKFPVTEVGFAVTEEETAFNPVNSG from the exons ATGGGGCTCCTGGCCTGCAGTGTCTTGATCAGGAACATGGAACCTCTGCCAGGATGGGGGTCTTCACCCtggagccaggcccccacagccAACACCTTCAGGCTG gtGTGGGGCGTCTTCCTTTTGAACGTCCTGTGCTGTTTCTCTGTCCAGCCTGAATGCAGAGAAGAGGAGTATTCTGTGGGGGACGAGTGCTGTCCCATGTGCAACCCAG ACATGGGCCTAGTGACCTGGCGGGAGTGCTCCAGCCGGGAGGACACTGTGTGCCGCTGCAGTCCAGGCTACTTCTGTGAGATCCAGGAGGGGGACCACTGTTCTACATGCCTGCCGCACACCACCTGCCCCCGGGGACAGAGGGTCCTGAAGAGAG GTAATTACAGCCAGGACACTGTCTGTGCTGACTGCCTGATAGGGACCTTCTCACCTGGAGGGACTCGGGAGGAATGTCTGCCCTGGACCAA GTGCAATGCATGGTTTCAGAAGGAAGTGGAACATGGGACCAGCAGCACAGATGTCACCTGCTCCTTCTCCTGGACCTTCTAcgttattttcatctttttgggCCTTTTGGCAGCTGTCTTAATAATCATCTACATTAGAAGAAAAAGGCCACACACCA GACCGGGGGCCAGGGGACTGGAGCTCCTGCAG GGGCAGAAACAAGAGAACACTGTCAAGTTTCCAGTCACCGAGGTTGGGTTTGCTGTGACTGAGGAGGAGACAGCTTTCAACCCTGTGAATTCTGGATGA
- the LOC102907179 gene encoding tumor necrosis factor receptor superfamily member 14 isoform X1 has translation MGLLACSVLIRNMEPLPGWGSSPWSQAPTANTFRLVWGVFLLNVLCCFSVQPECREEEYSVGDECCPMCNPGYHVKQACSEQTGTVCAPCPPQTHTAHANGLSECLSCGVCDPDMGLVTWRECSSREDTVCRCSPGYFCEIQEGDHCSTCLPHTTCPRGQRVLKRGNYSQDTVCADCLIGTFSPGGTREECLPWTKCNAWFQKEVEHGTSSTDVTCSFSWTFYVIFIFLGLLAAVLIIIYIRRKRPHTRPGARGLELLQGQKQENTVKFPVTEVGFAVTEEETAFNPVNSG, from the exons ATGGGGCTCCTGGCCTGCAGTGTCTTGATCAGGAACATGGAACCTCTGCCAGGATGGGGGTCTTCACCCtggagccaggcccccacagccAACACCTTCAGGCTG gtGTGGGGCGTCTTCCTTTTGAACGTCCTGTGCTGTTTCTCTGTCCAGCCTGAATGCAGAGAAGAGGAGTATTCTGTGGGGGACGAGTGCTGTCCCATGTGCAACCCAG GTTACCACGTGAAGCAAGCCTGCAGTGAGCAGACAGGCACAGTGtgtgccccctgccccccacagacacacactgcccATGCAAACGGCCTGAGCGAATGTCTGTCCTGCGGAGTCTGTGATCCAG ACATGGGCCTAGTGACCTGGCGGGAGTGCTCCAGCCGGGAGGACACTGTGTGCCGCTGCAGTCCAGGCTACTTCTGTGAGATCCAGGAGGGGGACCACTGTTCTACATGCCTGCCGCACACCACCTGCCCCCGGGGACAGAGGGTCCTGAAGAGAG GTAATTACAGCCAGGACACTGTCTGTGCTGACTGCCTGATAGGGACCTTCTCACCTGGAGGGACTCGGGAGGAATGTCTGCCCTGGACCAA GTGCAATGCATGGTTTCAGAAGGAAGTGGAACATGGGACCAGCAGCACAGATGTCACCTGCTCCTTCTCCTGGACCTTCTAcgttattttcatctttttgggCCTTTTGGCAGCTGTCTTAATAATCATCTACATTAGAAGAAAAAGGCCACACACCA GACCGGGGGCCAGGGGACTGGAGCTCCTGCAG GGGCAGAAACAAGAGAACACTGTCAAGTTTCCAGTCACCGAGGTTGGGTTTGCTGTGACTGAGGAGGAGACAGCTTTCAACCCTGTGAATTCTGGATGA